A stretch of the Actinoalloteichus fjordicus genome encodes the following:
- a CDS encoding UTP--glucose-1-phosphate uridylyltransferase: MSPTTAFRTAIVPAAGLGTRFLPATKSVPKELLPVVDTPAIELVAAEAAEAGAERLIIVTSPEKSSVAGHFQPRPDLEKTLADRGKTELLEKVRRAPSLLKAEVAIQEQALGLGHAVACARPNLTESDDAVAVLLPDDLVLPTGALSAMAKVREQFGGSVLCAFDIPREQISAYGVFDVDPTDIEDVLRVKGMVEKPAPEAAPSTFAAAGRYLLDRAVFDALDRITPGAGGELQLTDAVALLIEEGHPVHVVVHRGGRHDLGNPGGFLRAAVDFALENPEYGPELREWLSQRLSDAAR; this comes from the coding sequence ATGAGCCCGACGACTGCCTTCCGCACAGCCATCGTGCCCGCCGCAGGCCTGGGAACACGCTTCCTCCCCGCCACGAAGTCGGTGCCGAAGGAACTGCTGCCCGTGGTCGACACGCCCGCCATCGAACTCGTCGCGGCCGAGGCCGCCGAGGCAGGCGCCGAGCGGTTGATCATCGTGACCTCGCCGGAGAAGTCCTCGGTCGCCGGGCACTTCCAGCCCCGCCCTGACCTGGAGAAGACGCTCGCCGATCGGGGCAAGACGGAGCTGTTGGAGAAGGTGCGGCGCGCACCGAGCCTGTTGAAGGCCGAGGTCGCGATTCAGGAGCAGGCGTTGGGCCTCGGCCATGCGGTCGCGTGTGCCCGGCCCAATCTCACCGAGTCGGACGACGCCGTCGCCGTGCTGCTGCCGGACGACCTGGTGCTGCCAACCGGGGCGTTGAGCGCGATGGCGAAGGTGCGGGAGCAGTTCGGCGGCAGCGTGCTGTGCGCCTTCGACATCCCCCGCGAGCAGATCTCGGCATACGGGGTGTTCGACGTCGACCCGACTGACATCGAGGACGTCCTGCGGGTCAAGGGCATGGTCGAGAAGCCTGCGCCGGAGGCCGCGCCGTCGACCTTCGCCGCCGCAGGCCGGTACCTGCTGGACCGGGCCGTCTTCGACGCGCTGGATCGCATCACCCCGGGTGCGGGCGGTGAACTGCAGCTCACGGATGCCGTCGCGCTGCTGATCGAGGAGGGCCATCCGGTGCACGTCGTCGTCCACCGGGGCGGCCGCCACGACCTGGGGAACCCTGGGGGCTTTCTGCGTGCCGCAGTGGACTTCGCCCTAGAGAACCCCGAGTATGGCCCCGAGCTGCGGGAATGGTTGAGTCAGAGGTTGTCCGACGCCGCGCGGTGA
- a CDS encoding hemerythrin domain-containing protein, whose product MHNEKMADSRDMIGAHDAMRRQFGAMPVLIAGVQAGDAEGTAVVAGHVLMMVDFLHAHHTSEDDHVWPRLRERCPDDVAPLIETMDRQHAFIDDELKALAAGGRRWRASADAGDRDAVAAVAERLLPPLYEHLALEEQRILPLIDRHLTEREWKATVEASFGKVTFVRRLLMLGMALHGASEEQARLLRAAVPAVVWHAGRPLGTRLYRNHRERLAAASRGSDR is encoded by the coding sequence ATGCACAACGAGAAGATGGCCGACAGCCGCGACATGATCGGCGCGCACGACGCCATGCGGCGGCAGTTCGGTGCCATGCCCGTGTTGATCGCAGGCGTGCAGGCGGGTGACGCGGAGGGCACCGCCGTCGTTGCAGGCCACGTCCTGATGATGGTCGACTTCCTGCACGCCCATCACACCAGCGAGGACGACCATGTGTGGCCCCGGCTGCGGGAGCGTTGCCCCGACGACGTCGCGCCCCTCATCGAGACGATGGACCGGCAGCACGCCTTCATCGACGACGAGCTGAAAGCGCTCGCCGCAGGCGGCAGGCGTTGGCGGGCCTCCGCCGACGCCGGCGACCGGGATGCCGTCGCCGCCGTCGCGGAGCGGCTGTTGCCCCCGCTGTACGAGCATCTGGCGTTGGAGGAGCAGCGGATCCTGCCGCTCATCGATCGCCACCTGACCGAACGCGAGTGGAAGGCGACCGTCGAGGCGTCCTTCGGCAAGGTGACCTTCGTGCGGCGTCTGCTGATGCTGGGCATGGCCCTGCACGGGGCGAGCGAGGAGCAGGCCCGGCTTCTGCGTGCCGCCGTCCCCGCCGTCGTCTGGCATGCCGGTCGCCCGCTCGGGACCCGGCTCTATCGCAACCACCGTGAGCGCCTGGCCGCCGCGAGCCGGGGGTCAGATCGCTGA
- a CDS encoding FmdB family zinc ribbon protein, whose translation MPTYQYACTACDHRFEAVQRFSESSLTDCPECQGRLRKLFSSVGIVFKGSGFYRTDSRSGTGDGSTSTVKAESGGSEKKSETATPKSSESSGSSSGSSSGSSSGGASGSGSAGGAAGSNGAAKAAASS comes from the coding sequence GTGCCCACCTATCAGTATGCGTGCACCGCCTGCGACCACCGCTTCGAGGCGGTGCAGCGCTTCAGCGAGTCATCGCTGACCGACTGTCCGGAGTGCCAGGGCCGACTGCGCAAGCTCTTCTCCTCGGTGGGCATCGTCTTCAAGGGCAGCGGCTTCTACCGCACCGACAGCCGCAGCGGCACCGGCGACGGCTCCACCTCGACCGTCAAGGCGGAGTCCGGCGGTTCGGAGAAGAAGTCCGAGACCGCCACGCCGAAGAGCAGCGAGAGCAGCGGCTCCTCGTCCGGTTCCTCATCCGGTTCCTCGTCCGGCGGTGCGAGCGGTTCCGGCTCCGCAGGCGGCGCGGCGGGCTCGAACGGCGCCGCCAAGGCTGCCGCGTCCAGCTGA
- the sepX gene encoding divisome protein SepX/GlpR gives MPSSLIFAALALAWLVVLVPMIARRRQEVVRTADSALEARVLRRGKNASAAGRQEAAGRQDASTGGRQDGLAASRRGASGRSQVVDDPEEDPDMADPDAHSGREFDGERDDEFGDEFDDYDDESGDDEDWRALHGDDVRAGRRYRPGRGGFDPEAAARLARAKYAFRQRIVLLLLLAAITTAVLAGFLSAWIWWAHAAVDLTFIGYLSYLRRQVRIEEEVRRRRTARVAEAQRREHLLHGQVRSVGDVGPVGEDGLPTRSGGMIAQGASELSRRPSLEGTYALELDDDDPAFDDLDSPLPTTFRRAVGE, from the coding sequence ATGCCGAGTTCGCTGATCTTCGCAGCGTTGGCGCTGGCCTGGCTCGTCGTGCTCGTGCCGATGATCGCTCGGCGGCGTCAGGAGGTGGTCCGGACCGCCGACTCCGCACTGGAGGCCAGAGTCCTTCGTCGAGGAAAGAACGCGTCGGCGGCGGGTCGTCAAGAGGCCGCAGGCCGTCAGGATGCGTCGACCGGGGGCCGTCAGGACGGCCTTGCGGCGAGCCGCCGGGGCGCATCGGGGCGTTCACAGGTCGTCGACGATCCGGAGGAGGACCCTGACATGGCCGATCCCGACGCGCACTCCGGGAGGGAGTTCGACGGGGAGCGCGACGACGAGTTCGGGGACGAGTTCGACGACTACGACGACGAGAGCGGCGACGACGAGGACTGGCGTGCGCTGCACGGCGACGACGTCCGCGCAGGCAGGCGCTACCGGCCGGGGCGGGGCGGGTTCGATCCGGAGGCGGCGGCGCGACTGGCAAGGGCGAAGTACGCATTCCGCCAGCGGATCGTCCTGCTCCTGCTGCTCGCCGCGATCACGACCGCGGTTCTCGCGGGCTTCCTGTCGGCGTGGATCTGGTGGGCGCATGCCGCCGTCGACCTGACCTTCATCGGCTACCTCAGCTACCTGCGCAGGCAGGTACGCATCGAGGAGGAGGTGCGCAGGCGTCGCACCGCGCGGGTCGCCGAGGCACAGCGCCGGGAGCACCTCCTGCACGGCCAGGTGCGATCGGTCGGCGACGTCGGCCCGGTCGGTGAGGACGGCCTGCCGACCAGGTCGGGCGGGATGATCGCGCAGGGTGCCTCCGAGCTGTCCCGTCGTCCCTCCCTCGAAGGCACCTACGCCCTCGAGCTGGACGACGACGACCCTGCCTTCGACGACCTGGACTCGCCGCTGCCGACGACCTTCCGTCGCGCCGTGGGTGAATGA
- the glp gene encoding molybdotransferase-like divisome protein Glp, with translation MRSVDEQLARVLAAAVRPSPVRVAISEAQGLLCAEDVVAERALPGFDQAAVDGYAARSVDVQQAAEEPITMPVVGEIVAGSRQPRRLQPGQLVRVNTGAPLPTLADAVVPLDYTDEHPAKVTVNRSVPSAAFVRREGEDVQTGDVAVRRGAVIGAAQVGLLAAVGRNKVLVHPRPRVSIISVGEELVDIDRPPGGGQVYDVNTYALAAAARDAGAEVTRVGIVSAETRRLHEVVEGRLLLSEVVVIVGGVGGTVGKDVRATLAELGDIDMTRVAVHPGSTQGFGRLGPDRVPTFLLPGNPVSALVVFEVLVRPLIRAALGKSNPYRRVINAELLSPVSSTKGRRGYLRGQLLRDRGSEQYLVQPVGAGGSHLLASLAEANCLIVVDEDVTELTAGEEVQVSFLAQRA, from the coding sequence ATGAGGTCGGTAGACGAGCAGTTGGCCAGGGTGCTCGCCGCTGCCGTGCGGCCCTCCCCGGTCAGGGTGGCCATCTCGGAGGCACAGGGGCTGCTCTGCGCCGAGGACGTGGTGGCCGAACGCGCTCTGCCCGGGTTCGATCAGGCGGCCGTGGACGGCTACGCCGCGCGCAGCGTGGACGTGCAGCAGGCCGCAGAGGAGCCGATCACCATGCCGGTGGTCGGCGAGATCGTCGCGGGCTCGCGGCAGCCGCGAAGACTTCAACCCGGCCAGCTGGTGCGGGTGAACACCGGCGCTCCGCTGCCGACGCTGGCCGACGCGGTGGTGCCCCTGGACTACACCGACGAGCATCCCGCGAAGGTCACCGTGAACCGTTCGGTGCCCTCGGCCGCGTTCGTGCGGCGCGAGGGCGAGGACGTGCAGACGGGGGACGTCGCGGTGCGTCGAGGCGCGGTGATCGGGGCGGCACAGGTGGGCCTGCTCGCCGCCGTCGGCCGGAACAAGGTCCTGGTGCATCCTCGGCCCCGAGTGTCGATCATCTCGGTGGGGGAGGAACTGGTCGACATCGATCGGCCCCCCGGCGGGGGACAGGTCTACGACGTCAACACCTACGCGCTGGCCGCCGCCGCCAGGGACGCAGGCGCCGAGGTGACCAGGGTGGGCATCGTCAGTGCCGAGACCAGACGACTGCACGAGGTCGTCGAGGGCAGGCTGCTGCTCTCCGAGGTGGTGGTCATCGTCGGCGGCGTCGGCGGCACGGTGGGCAAGGACGTCCGGGCCACCCTCGCGGAACTGGGCGACATCGACATGACCCGCGTCGCCGTCCACCCCGGGTCCACGCAGGGCTTCGGCCGACTCGGTCCCGACCGGGTGCCGACCTTCCTACTGCCCGGCAACCCGGTGAGCGCACTGGTCGTCTTCGAGGTGCTGGTCAGACCGTTGATCCGGGCCGCGCTGGGCAAGAGCAACCCGTACCGCCGCGTGATCAACGCCGAACTGCTGTCGCCGGTCTCCTCGACCAAGGGACGTCGTGGATATCTGCGCGGCCAGCTTCTGCGCGACCGGGGCAGCGAGCAGTATCTGGTGCAACCGGTCGGGGCGGGCGGGTCTCACCTGCTGGCATCGCTGGCGGAGGCGAACTGCCTCATCGTCGTCGACGAAGACGTGACAGAGCTCACCGCAGGCGAAGAGGTCCAGGTCAGCTTCCTGGCTCAGCGGGCCTGA
- a CDS encoding AfsR/SARP family transcriptional regulator, producing MLTFAVLGPLEVRANDHPVDVGGRLPRRLLAILIAEEGRPVSENRLVEGLWGDRRPRNPAGALQVYVSRLRRVLPGTALQRSAGGYRLLAADTDVERFRGHLVRARALVAGDRPADAHEAFDAALRLWRGTPYEDLADDESTIAIRAALLEQRDSAQEEGASALLATGDHAGAVAMLELLVHTAPYRERRWQLLALALYRSGRQADALNAVRRVRTLLAEELGVDPGPELRQLESRILSQDPALAATGVAAVTPGDRPLSSFIGRDAELALLDRLVGMHRLVTVVGPAGSGKTRLAVKWAGPDAVVRLADVADPAPLVSAVAAAVGVTGLAEDPYEALVKRLRLHGTPLVLDNCEHLTGEVARLVVDLLDRIPTLRVVATSRSPLGVDGEHILPLGPLAADDAVTLLTDRIRAGRPGWFEQDADGRDLHRLADALDRLPLALELAAARVRTFGVRGLIEQLDDRFTVLGRIPLGTMTPHATLQEAIAWSFDLLSGDERDLAVQLWPYEGGFPLEAAASAAAGLSALVTLVDESVVTAETGGSTARYRMLETIRAYCRAVDGDPTATRAAHAVWVRELVARAAGDLQGVRSAATMAALRLELPNLRAGLAHDLTHAPVEALRTAARLMWFWIRSGLLTEGNRMLTAALAAAPDAPLGDVVRAKASSAGLFYFTGDVTTARRMLSEAFLAVDSEPEHRSLLAEVRYYQALVQLPGGDPAIALTASAEAHAIATETQTTWLIAATAMTWGAALVMADRIADGRHRLRAAVRLADASGLVWTAALSELMLAQTMVDAGDGEALPLLRTSLRRFLNEGDLSNQLAVLHNGALALDAAGDAAGAALLRNVVHFHQAHSGIRPAGTYLQSITPHGWYEGAPPAQPPTLHDAVAVLTSPARAV from the coding sequence GTGCTGACGTTCGCGGTGCTGGGTCCGCTCGAGGTCCGTGCGAACGATCATCCGGTCGACGTCGGGGGCAGGCTGCCCCGCAGGCTTCTGGCGATCCTGATCGCCGAGGAAGGGCGGCCGGTCTCGGAGAACCGCCTGGTCGAAGGACTGTGGGGTGACCGAAGGCCACGCAATCCCGCAGGCGCCCTGCAGGTGTACGTCTCCCGGCTGCGTCGGGTGCTGCCGGGCACGGCGTTGCAGCGCTCCGCAGGCGGCTATCGGCTCCTTGCCGCCGACACCGACGTCGAACGGTTTCGCGGCCACCTCGTCCGCGCCCGTGCGTTGGTGGCAGGCGACCGCCCCGCCGATGCGCACGAGGCCTTCGACGCGGCGCTGCGGTTGTGGCGCGGGACCCCGTATGAGGATCTGGCCGACGACGAGTCGACGATTGCGATCCGTGCCGCCCTGCTGGAACAGCGCGACAGCGCCCAGGAGGAGGGCGCCTCGGCGCTACTGGCCACCGGCGACCACGCCGGTGCGGTGGCCATGCTCGAACTGCTGGTGCACACCGCGCCGTACCGCGAACGCCGTTGGCAGTTGCTGGCGCTGGCGCTCTACCGTTCGGGACGCCAGGCCGACGCGCTGAACGCGGTGCGCCGGGTCCGGACCCTGCTGGCCGAGGAACTGGGTGTCGACCCCGGACCGGAGTTGCGGCAGCTCGAAAGCCGCATCCTGTCGCAGGACCCGGCCCTGGCGGCCACCGGCGTCGCGGCTGTGACGCCCGGTGATCGGCCGCTGTCGTCGTTCATCGGCCGCGACGCCGAGCTGGCCCTGCTGGACCGTCTCGTCGGCATGCATCGGCTCGTCACCGTCGTCGGGCCCGCCGGGTCGGGCAAGACCCGCCTGGCCGTGAAATGGGCCGGGCCCGACGCCGTCGTCCGGCTCGCCGATGTGGCCGACCCCGCCCCCCTGGTCTCGGCGGTCGCCGCAGCGGTCGGCGTCACCGGGTTGGCCGAGGACCCGTACGAGGCACTGGTCAAGCGGCTGCGCCTGCACGGGACACCCTTGGTGCTCGACAACTGCGAGCACCTCACCGGCGAGGTGGCCCGGCTCGTCGTCGACCTGCTCGACCGGATTCCCACGTTGCGGGTGGTGGCCACCAGCCGCAGCCCACTCGGCGTCGACGGCGAGCACATCCTGCCGCTCGGGCCGCTGGCCGCCGACGACGCCGTGACGCTGCTGACCGATCGCATCCGCGCGGGCAGGCCCGGCTGGTTCGAGCAGGACGCCGACGGCCGGGATCTGCACCGCCTCGCCGATGCGCTGGACCGGCTGCCGCTGGCCCTGGAACTGGCGGCGGCGCGAGTGCGGACCTTCGGCGTACGGGGGCTGATCGAGCAGCTGGACGACCGTTTCACCGTGCTGGGCCGGATTCCGCTCGGCACGATGACCCCGCACGCGACGTTGCAGGAGGCCATCGCCTGGAGCTTCGATCTTCTCTCCGGCGACGAGCGTGACCTCGCGGTGCAGCTCTGGCCGTACGAGGGTGGCTTTCCCTTGGAGGCCGCGGCCTCCGCCGCTGCCGGACTCAGCGCGCTGGTCACGCTGGTCGATGAGTCCGTGGTCACCGCCGAGACCGGCGGCAGCACGGCGCGCTACCGGATGCTGGAGACGATCCGGGCGTACTGCCGGGCCGTGGACGGAGATCCGACGGCGACCCGGGCCGCCCATGCCGTCTGGGTCCGCGAACTGGTCGCCCGGGCCGCAGGCGATCTGCAGGGCGTGCGATCCGCGGCCACGATGGCCGCGCTGCGTCTGGAGTTGCCGAACCTGCGTGCGGGGCTCGCGCACGACCTGACGCATGCCCCGGTCGAGGCATTGCGGACGGCCGCGCGGCTCATGTGGTTCTGGATCCGCAGCGGCCTGCTCACCGAGGGCAACCGGATGCTGACCGCAGCCCTGGCCGCCGCGCCGGACGCCCCGCTCGGCGACGTCGTGCGGGCCAAGGCCTCGTCGGCAGGCCTGTTCTATTTCACCGGCGACGTCACCACGGCACGGCGCATGCTGTCCGAGGCGTTCCTGGCGGTGGACTCGGAACCGGAGCATCGCAGCCTGCTCGCCGAGGTCCGCTACTACCAGGCTCTGGTCCAGCTGCCGGGAGGCGACCCGGCGATCGCGCTGACCGCGTCGGCCGAGGCGCACGCCATCGCCACCGAGACGCAGACCACCTGGCTGATCGCGGCCACCGCGATGACGTGGGGCGCTGCCCTCGTCATGGCCGACCGGATCGCCGACGGCCGCCACCGGCTGCGGGCCGCCGTGCGGCTCGCCGACGCCTCCGGGCTGGTCTGGACGGCCGCGCTCAGCGAGCTGATGCTGGCCCAGACCATGGTCGACGCGGGGGACGGCGAAGCGCTGCCCCTGCTGCGGACCTCGCTGCGGCGCTTCCTCAACGAGGGCGATCTGAGCAACCAGCTGGCCGTGCTGCACAACGGCGCCCTGGCCCTGGACGCGGCAGGCGATGCGGCCGGCGCCGCGCTGCTCCGCAACGTCGTCCATTTTCACCAGGCACACAGCGGCATCCGGCCGGCAGGCACCTACCTCCAGTCGATCACTCCGCACGGCTGGTACGAAGGCGCCCCTCCCGCACAGCCGCCGACACTCCACGACGCCGTCGCCGTCCTGACCTCCCCGGCGCGCGCTGTCTGA
- a CDS encoding WD40 repeat domain-containing protein codes for MAFSPDGQTLATAGDGTVRLWEIAHLTPPFWLADLRPRGGQDRAQAPGRGSDPLIRSRSSSRYSRTS; via the coding sequence GTGGCGTTCAGTCCTGACGGACAGACTCTCGCCACCGCCGGTGACGGCACCGTACGGCTGTGGGAAATTGCGCACCTCACTCCCCCGTTCTGGCTGGCCGACCTACGACCCCGAGGTGGTCAGGACCGCGCTCAAGCGCCTGGACGCGGCTCAGACCCCTTGATCCGCTCGAGGAGCTCGTCGCGGTACTCCCGCACCTCCTGA
- a CDS encoding VOC family protein — translation MANELTIPLLPCPSIDEIASFYEMLGFEITYRQTRPNPHIAVRREDINLHFFGMDDYDPAQSYSTCVVIVADTSELFEAFAAGMRSVHGKLLVSGIPRMTRPRLRNDRYTGFTVVDPGGNWIRIHKAATEPEAQTKLAKAMENAARQADARGDERQGLKILEGALKRATGDEPEFQEVREYRDELLERIKGSEPRPGA, via the coding sequence GTGGCGAACGAATTGACTATTCCGCTCCTGCCCTGTCCATCCATCGACGAGATCGCGTCGTTCTACGAGATGCTCGGCTTCGAGATCACCTATCGGCAGACTCGGCCGAACCCGCACATCGCGGTGCGACGGGAAGACATCAATCTGCACTTCTTCGGGATGGACGACTACGACCCGGCGCAGTCGTACAGCACGTGCGTGGTCATCGTCGCGGACACCAGCGAGCTGTTCGAGGCCTTCGCGGCGGGGATGCGGTCCGTGCACGGAAAACTGCTCGTCTCCGGCATCCCGCGCATGACCCGACCTCGGCTGCGCAACGACCGGTACACCGGGTTCACGGTCGTCGATCCGGGCGGCAACTGGATCCGGATCCACAAGGCCGCCACGGAACCCGAGGCGCAGACCAAGCTCGCCAAAGCCATGGAGAACGCCGCGAGGCAGGCGGATGCGCGCGGCGACGAACGCCAGGGGCTGAAGATCCTGGAAGGCGCGTTGAAGCGGGCGACCGGCGACGAACCGGAGTTTCAGGAGGTGCGGGAGTACCGCGACGAGCTCCTCGAGCGGATCAAGGGGTCTGAGCCGCGTCCAGGCGCTTGA
- a CDS encoding 5-formyltetrahydrofolate cyclo-ligase, with protein MSANRESGHPFTDQAVAPTTRTKDEWRDTLVAARRAVSAATRAAEAEALAAVLGELADGLAGETVCAYLPVRTEPGSIDGLDSLRRAGVRVLLPIVAGAGALDWAEFTGRNGLRTGPFGLQEPAGSPLGTAAVVWASLLLVPALAVDQTGVRLGRGGGYYDRSLPGVRATATVAAVIRDEEHVDALLPAEPHDVLMTSVLTPGGGLRRLSTAGRRRPRFA; from the coding sequence ATGAGCGCGAACCGGGAGTCGGGACATCCGTTCACGGACCAGGCCGTGGCGCCCACGACCCGTACCAAGGACGAGTGGCGCGACACGCTGGTCGCGGCGCGACGGGCGGTCTCGGCGGCGACGCGTGCCGCCGAGGCCGAGGCGCTCGCCGCCGTCCTGGGTGAACTCGCCGACGGCCTGGCGGGGGAGACGGTCTGCGCCTATCTCCCGGTACGCACCGAGCCGGGTTCGATCGACGGTCTGGATTCGCTCCGGCGGGCAGGCGTCCGCGTGCTGCTGCCGATCGTGGCGGGCGCCGGGGCACTGGACTGGGCCGAGTTCACCGGGCGGAACGGACTCAGGACGGGGCCGTTCGGACTCCAGGAGCCCGCAGGCTCTCCATTGGGCACCGCGGCGGTCGTCTGGGCCTCGTTGCTCCTGGTGCCCGCCCTGGCAGTCGATCAGACAGGTGTGCGGCTGGGGCGGGGCGGCGGCTACTACGACCGGTCCCTGCCCGGCGTGCGAGCGACGGCGACGGTCGCCGCGGTGATTCGTGACGAGGAACATGTCGACGCGCTGCTGCCCGCCGAGCCGCACGACGTGCTGATGACGTCGGTGCTGACCCCCGGCGGCGGGTTGCGACGCCTTTCCACGGCAGGCCGAAGGCGCCCGAGGTTTGCATAG
- a CDS encoding LLM class flavin-dependent oxidoreductase gives MRIGIGLPNQVRDVHAPVIPAWARRAEEAGFATLGTTGRVAYPSVMDTVALAAAAGATSTIGLLSQVLLATTWPGTLLAKEAASIDGVSGGRLTLGIGVGIREDDFVVPGHGPRDRGARMDRDLATYRSIWAGEPVPGSPNPAVPAGGRQVPLLFGAATPAAYRRMAESSDGYIAGSVPAALASGAFDAARAAWQAAGRPGQPRLVGLNYFALGDPDRGRANIADYYAATGEFQDIVVGNVHTDAESLRDAVKQFEALGADELILGPGTDDLDEISRLADIVL, from the coding sequence ATGCGCATCGGCATCGGATTACCCAACCAGGTCCGCGACGTCCACGCCCCGGTGATTCCCGCCTGGGCCCGCCGAGCAGAGGAAGCGGGTTTCGCCACCCTGGGTACCACCGGCCGGGTCGCCTATCCGAGCGTGATGGACACCGTCGCGCTGGCCGCAGCCGCCGGGGCCACCAGCACGATCGGGCTGCTCAGTCAGGTGCTGCTGGCGACCACCTGGCCGGGGACGCTGCTGGCCAAGGAAGCAGCGTCGATCGACGGGGTCTCCGGCGGCAGGCTCACCCTCGGCATCGGGGTGGGCATCCGCGAGGACGATTTCGTCGTGCCAGGGCACGGACCCCGGGACCGGGGCGCCCGGATGGACCGCGACCTGGCAACCTACCGGTCGATATGGGCCGGTGAACCCGTTCCGGGAAGCCCGAACCCGGCGGTTCCGGCCGGCGGACGGCAGGTGCCGCTGCTGTTCGGCGCCGCTACCCCGGCCGCCTACCGCCGGATGGCCGAGTCGTCGGACGGTTACATAGCCGGATCGGTGCCTGCGGCCCTGGCGTCCGGCGCTTTCGACGCCGCCCGTGCCGCGTGGCAGGCCGCCGGGCGGCCGGGCCAGCCCCGGCTGGTCGGCCTCAACTACTTCGCGCTAGGCGATCCCGACCGAGGTCGGGCCAACATCGCCGATTACTACGCCGCTACCGGCGAATTCCAGGACATCGTCGTCGGCAACGTGCACACCGATGCGGAATCACTGCGCGACGCCGTCAAGCAGTTCGAGGCCCTGGGCGCCGACGAACTGATCCTGGGCCCCGGAACCGACGACCTCGACGAGATCAGCCGCTTGGCCGACATAGTCCTCTGA
- a CDS encoding GNAT family N-acetyltransferase: MQGDGHPGWPARLGGLTVPAGTVTLRSPRLWDGPDWSRIRLAERDHLQAWEPSSPEGWEQRNALFSWPGQWAGMRRLARHGTALPFVILVDGVFAGQVTVGNIVRGALCSGWIGYWVSRRLTRGGVASAAVALAVDHCFGAAGLHRLEATVRPDNEASLRVLEKTGFRREGLFRRYLYVAEMWRDHVCLAITAEDVADGAATALVRAGRADWE; the protein is encoded by the coding sequence GTGCAGGGCGACGGACATCCTGGCTGGCCTGCCCGGTTGGGCGGCCTGACGGTCCCGGCGGGGACGGTGACGTTACGGAGTCCCCGATTGTGGGACGGACCGGACTGGAGCCGAATCCGACTCGCGGAACGCGACCATCTCCAGGCCTGGGAACCGTCCTCGCCGGAGGGCTGGGAACAACGCAACGCCCTGTTCTCCTGGCCCGGCCAGTGGGCGGGGATGCGTCGGCTGGCCCGGCACGGAACGGCTCTTCCGTTCGTCATCCTGGTCGACGGGGTCTTCGCCGGGCAGGTCACGGTGGGCAACATCGTTCGAGGAGCGCTCTGCTCTGGATGGATCGGGTACTGGGTGAGCCGACGCCTGACCCGAGGCGGCGTCGCCAGCGCCGCCGTGGCGTTGGCCGTCGACCACTGCTTCGGCGCCGCCGGTCTGCATCGGCTGGAGGCCACCGTGCGTCCGGACAACGAGGCGAGCCTGCGGGTGCTGGAGAAGACCGGCTTCCGACGAGAGGGGCTCTTCCGGCGCTATCTCTACGTCGCCGAGATGTGGCGTGATCACGTGTGTCTGGCCATCACGGCGGAGGACGTCGCCGACGGAGCGGCGACCGCCTTGGTGCGTGCAGGCCGGGCCGACTGGGAGTGA